A window of the Tenebrio molitor chromosome 1, icTenMoli1.1, whole genome shotgun sequence genome harbors these coding sequences:
- the ago gene encoding F-box/WD repeat-containing protein 7 isoform X2: MAESCPSSNRSNLNPLSSINRDSELPKQDCTSPSPTETVCLDSLCTTDNAPGTSQNHLAPLSEKLDEIFRISQSEEKSEKTNFLNELGLEECDEDDSFDREENWEDCTEGDLSEENQELEEDDDSSEVTSGSPPDHTTPRSSYLKRCGSYAADRYWRKRKLDVQNGFPCKKLLPEKKSDVASMPTENSARVPGAAGGTDATPSDKKSRLVIPTKDNPPPEMSDWLTQFQKWSNAERILAINELIATCEPTQVRHMMQVIEPQFQRDFISLLPRELALNVLSFLEPKDLLRAAQTCCSWRFLAEDNLLWKEKCRQAGIEEIPKRRCSPRSLGTQTSPWKAAYMRQHAIETNWRSKPIRSPKMLKGHDDHVITCLQFCGNRIVSGSDDNTLKVWSAITGKCLRTLVGHTGGVWSSQMSGGTIISGSTDRTLKVWDAETGNCIHTLNGHTSTVRCMHLHGNKVVSGSRDATLRVWDIETGSCLHVLVGHMAAVRCVQYDGRLVVSGAYDCMVKVWNPEREECLHTLQGHTNRVYSLQFDGVYVVSGSLDTSIRVWEVETGACKHTLMGHQSLTSGMELRNNILVSGNADSTVKVWDIVTGQCLQTLSGPYKHQSAVTCLQFNNRFVITSSDDGTVKLWDVRTGEFIRNLVALDSGGSGGVVWRIRANDTKLVCAVGSRNGTEETKLLVLDFDVDSNTGAVIAR, translated from the exons ATGGCAGAATCATGTCCGTCGAGCAACAGAAGTAATTTGAACCCATTATCTAGTATTAACAGAGATTCAGAACTTCCAAAACAAGACTGCACCAGCCCTAGCCCTACAGAAACCGTTTGCTTAGATTCCTTGTGTACCACAGATAATGCACCAG GGACGTCCCAGAATCACCTAGCCCCACTAAGTGAAAAACTAGACGAAATATTCAGGATATCTCAATCGGAAGAGAAATCAGAAAAGACGAATTTTTTGAATGAACTAGGCTTAGAAGAGTGTGATGAAGACGACAGTTTCGACAGAGAAGAAAACTGGGAGGACTGCACCGAGGGTGACCTGTCCGAAGAAAACCAAGAGCTAGAAGAG GACGACGACAGTAGTGAAGTCACCTCAGGATCACCCCCCGATCACACCACACCAAGGAGTTCCTATTTGAAACGGTGTGGGTCGTACGCCGCCGACAGATACTGG AGAAAACGGAAGTTGGACGTGCAGAATGGGTTCCCGTGCAAGAAGCTGCTGCCAGAGAAGAAATCTGACGTCGCTTCGATGCCGACCGAGAATTCTGCGCGTGTGCCGGGGGCGGCAGGGGGCACAG ATGCCACTCCGAGCGACAAGAAGTCGCGGCTCGTAATCCCGACGAAGGACAATCCGCCGCCGGAGATGTCCGACTGGCTGACGCAGTTCCAGAAATGGTCGAACGCCGAACGGATCCTGGCGATCAACGAATTGATAGCCACGTGCGAACCGACGCAGGTGCGCCACATGATGCAAGTGATAGAGCCCCAGTTCCAGCGGGACTTCATCTCGCTGCTGCCGCGCGAGCTCGCGCTGAACGTGCTGTCGTTCCTCGAGCCGAAGGACCTGCTCAGGGCGGCGCAGACGTGCTGCAGCTGGCGCTTCCTCGCCGAGGACAACCTCCTGTGGAAGGAGAAGTGTCGGCAGGCGGGGATCGAAGAGATACCAAAGAGGAGGTGTTCCCCGAGGTCGCTCGGCACGCAGACGTCGCCGTGGAAGGCCGCGTACATGCGGCAGCACGCGATCGAGACGAACTGGCGGAGCAAGCCGATCCGGTCGCCCAAGATGTTGAAGGGGCACGACGACCACGTCATCACCTGTCTGCAGTTCTGCGGCAACAGGATAGTGAGCGGCTCCGACGACAACACCCTCAAGGTGTGGTCCGCCATCACGGGCAAG TGCCTGCGCACCCTGGTGGGGCACACGGGCGGCGTCTGGTCGTCGCAGATGTCCGGAGGGACGATCATCAGCGGCAGCACGGACCGGACCCTGAAGGTGTGGGACGCCGAAACGGGCAACTGCATACACACCTTGAACGGGCACACGTCGACGGTGCGCTGCATGCATCTGCACGGCAACAA GGTCGTCAGCGGGTCTCGCGATGCCACGCTCCGAGTGTGGGACATCGAAACCGGTTCTTGTCTCCACGTCCTGGTCGGACATATGGCCGCCGTGCGATGTGTTCAATACGACGGCCGACTGGTCGTTTCGGGAGCTTACGACTGCATGGTCAAGGTGTGGAATCCTGAGAGAGAAGAGTGTCTGCACACCCTACAAGGTCACACCAATCGGGTGTACTCCTTGCAG TTCGACGGTGTGTACGTGGTGAGCGGTTCCCTGGACACCAGCATCAGAGTGTGGGAAGTGGAGACGGGAGCTTGCAAACATACGCTTATGGGTCACCAGTCCCTGACGTCCGGCATGGAGTTGCGGAACAACATTTTGGTTTCCGGCAACGCCGATTCCACCGTCAAAGTCTGGGACATAGTGACCGGTCAGTGCCTACAAACCCTTTCAG GACCATACAAACATCAGTCAGCCGTAACTTGCCTCCAATTCAACAATCGTTTTGTGATAACCTCCTCGGATGATGGGACCGTTAAACTGTGGGACGTGCGCACGGGCGAGTTCATCAGGAACCTGGTGGCGCTCGACAGCGGGGGCTCGGGGGGTGTGGTGTGGCGCATTCGAGCCAACGACACAAAGTTAGTGTGCGCGGTCGGCAGCCGGAACGGCACCGAAGAAACCAAACTGCTAGTGCTGGACTTTGACGTCGACTCCAACACCGGTGCCGTCATCGCTAGGTAA
- the Dis3 gene encoding exosome complex exonuclease RRP44 has product MFTTKAFIKKNKVGNYLKHVREHYIRDDISCGLQECENCLPVESFLSPDHKNPCSLFKYNHYLILDTNVVLDQMDILEESVLGNVIILHTVLNEVKHRSLPVYKRLCSIIESPSRHFYVFINDHHKWTYLQQDEAELINDYNDRCIRKACSWYIEHAPKHKFVFLSDDAANRSKAMQENIPSVTVSEYVKHLKVNTGLTDKLSRKDFHGQDAAKDVFPNHLTSVELLTGIREGRLLQGTYRASRDNFLEGFVNVDSYEEPIIVQGRAGLNRAVDGDTVAVELLKEQEWVCPSEIVLEDEGVGDENVDDVATKEDELKKATKRKSGAKPTGKVVGIVRRKWRQYCGILQGGIDGVYQLFVPADKSIPKIKIETRQAEFLRTQKLIVTIDSWPKHSRYPHGHFVRALGKIGDQSTENEVILLEHDIPHSQFSEEVLNCLPQLPWVITDEDVKKRVDLRHLDVCSVDPPGCTDIDDALHCRVIDGNKFEVGVHIADVSHFIRPGTPLDLEAASRATTVYLVNNRIDMVPELLSSNLCSLRGGEERFAFSCVWDMDQNAKILSTRFHKSIIRSRKAMTYEEAQMIIDDKGKCDSIAGSLRNLNKLAKILKQRRLANGALVLASPEVKIHMDSETMDPLDVEVKKLFETNSMIEEFMLQANISVAERILEEFPDCAMLRRHPIPPSSNFDPLVKAGRHLGFEIRVDSGKNLAKSLDNATKTNNPYLNTMFRILATRCMLQAVYFASGAYQKEDYHHYGLAVPLYTHFTSPIRRYADIIVHRLLAVVCGSDSTYPDLVDKKKTSDLCVNLNYRNRMAQYAGRASIAFNTHLFFKGKLQDEEGYVLYVRKNALQILIPRYGLECTLFLARKGETSNVFEYDEEEQTQRAGDVILHAFDPVVVRLALDSNNIQREKFVLQLVKPFIDGFSVPPLEGAAQEKEKKRKLPTAEPEKRKGRKKQK; this is encoded by the exons ATGTTTACGACGAAAGCATTTATTAAGAAGAATAAAGTAGGAAACTACTTGAAG CATGTCAGGGAGCATTATATCCGTGACGACATCTCTTGCGGTCTTCAAGAGTGCGAAAATTGCCTACCGGTGGAGTCTTTTCTCTCACCTGACCACAAAAATCCATGTTCATTGTTCAAGTATAATCACTACCTTATATTAGATACAAATGTGGTTTTAGATCAG ATGGACATTCTGGAGGAATCTGTCTTGGGTAACGTCATAATCCTTCATACAGTTCTGAATGAGGTGAAACACAGAAGTTTACCAGTTTACAAGCGCTTATGTAGCATAATAGAAAGCCCCAGTCGCCacttttatgtttttattaatgatCACCACAA GTGGACTTATTTGCAACAAGATGAAGCTGAGTTGATTAATGACTATAATGACCGATGCATACGCAAAGCGTGTTCGTGGTACATAGAGCATGCCCCCAAacacaaatttgtttttttgagCGATGATGCGGCCAATCGCAGCAAAGCTATGCAGGAAAACATCCCATCTGTTACAGTTTCGGAATACGTGAAGCACTTGAAGGTCAACACGGGTCTCACGGACAAACTGTCTCGTAAAGATTTCCACGGTCAAGACGCCGCCAAAGACGTCTTCCCCAACCACTTGACCAGCGTCGAGCTTCTCACGGGAATAAGAGAAGGCCGACTGCTTCAAGGAACTTATCGAGCGTCGCGCGATAATTTCCTTGAAGGGTTTGTCAACGTCGATTCGTACGAAGAACCG ATTATAGTCCAGGGCCGGGCTGGACTGAATCGAGCCGTCGATGGGGATACAGTCGCGGTGGAATTGCTCAAAGAACAGGAGTGGGTGTGTCCCAGCGAGATCGTGCTGGAGGACGAGGGTGTGGGCGACGAGAACGTCGACGACGTGGCCACGAAAGAAGACGAGTTGAAGAAGGCTACAAAGAGGAAAAGCGGGGCGAAGCCCACCGGGAAGGTTGTGGGAATCGTTCGCCGAAAGTGGCGCCAGTACTGCGGGATTCTGCAAGGGGGGATCGACGGGGTGTATCAGTTGTTTGTTCCTGCAGATAAAAGCATACCGAAAATCAAAATCGAGACGAGGCAGGCGGAGTTTTTGAGAACACAAAAACTGATCGTGACGATAGACTCGTGGCCCAAGCATTCGCGATATCCCCAT GGCCACTTTGTGAGAGCCTTGGGTAAAATTGGCGACCAATCGACAGAAAATGAAGTCATTCTCCTGGAACACGATATCCCACACAGCCAATTCTCCGAAGAAGTCTTGAACTGTTTGCCTCAATTACCGTGGGTTATTACCGATGAG GATGTCAAGAAACGCGTTGACTTGAGACACCTGGACGTATGTTCCGTGGATCCTCCAGGTTGTACTGACATCGACGACGCCCTCCACTGTCGAGTCATCGACGGTAACAAATTTGAAGTGGGAGTCCACATCGCCGACGTGTCTCATTTCATCAGACCGGGCACTCCGCTAGACCTAGAAGCAGCTTCACGAGCTACTACCGTCTATCTGGTGAACAACAGGATAGACATGGTACCGGAGCTCCTCAGTTCGAATCTTTGTTCCCTGAGAGGCGGCGAAGAGCGCTTCGCGTTCTCTTGCGTTTGGGACATGGATCAAAATGCGAAAATCTTGAGTACTCGCTTTCACAAGAGCATAATCAGGTCGAGGAAAGCGATGACGTACGAAGAGGCCCAAATGATAATCGACGATAAGGGTAAATGTGACAGTATAGCCGGGTCGTTGCGGAATTTGAACAAGTTGGCGAAGATTTTGAAGCAAAGGCGATTGGCCAACGG GGCTTTGGTGCTGGCGTCTCCCGAGGTGAAAATCCACATGGATTCGGAAACGATGGATCCTTTAGATGTTGAAGTGAAGAAACTGTTTGAAACCAACTCGATGATCGAAGAATTTATGTTGCAAGCCAATATAAGCGTTGCGGAAAGAATTTTGGAGGAATTCCCAGACTGTGCGATGCTGAGGCGACATCCAATACCTCCTTCCTCGAATTTCGATCCTTTGGTCAAGGCCGGAAGACATCTC GGTTTTGAAATCAGAGTCGACTCGGGAAAAAATTTAGCCAAATCGCTGGACAACGCCACGAAAACCAACAATCCGTACTTGAACACCATGTTCAGAATCCTTGCGACTCGATGCATGCTGCAAGCGGTGTATTTCGCAAGCGGTGCTTACCAGAAGGAAGACTACCACCACTACGGCTTGGCCGTGCCTCTGTACACTCATTTCACTTCACCGATTCGACGATACGCCGATATTATAGTCCACAGACTGTTGGCAGTCGTGTGCGGGTCCGACTCCACCTATCCGGATCTCGTggataaaaagaaaacatccGATTTGTGCGTGAATTTGAATTACAGAAACCGAATGGCGCAATACGCAGGAAGGGCCTCGATCGCCTTCAACACTCAC CTGTTTTTCAAAGGAAAGCTCCAAGACGAGGAGGGTTACGTTTTGTACGTGCGAAAAAATGCGTTGCAAATATTGATTCCCCGATACGGACTCGAGTGTACCTTGTTTTTGGCCAGGAAAGGCGAAACTTCAAATGTTTTTGAATACGACGAAGAG GAACAGACGCAAAGAGCTGGTGACGTGATTTTGCACGCGTTCGATCCGGTCGTGGTGCGCCTAGCCCTCGACTCCAACAACATTCAACGCGAGAAGTTCGTCTTGCAACTGGTGAAGCCCTTCATCGACGGCTTCAGCGTGCCTCCGTTAGAGGGAGCAGCgcaagaaaaggaaaagaagCGTAAACTGCCGACCGCCGAACCAGAAAAAAGGAAGGGGAGAAAGAAACAGAAATAA
- the ago gene encoding F-box/WD repeat-containing protein 7 isoform X1 — translation MAESCPSSNRSNLNPLSSINRDSELPKQDCTSPSPTETVCLDSLCTTDNAPGTSQNHLAPLSEKLDEIFRISQSEEKSEKTNFLNELGLEECDEDDSFDREENWEDCTEGDLSEENQELEEDDDSSEVTSGSPPDHTTPRSSYLKRCGSYAADRYWRLWFCMVRNYSQRKRKLDVQNGFPCKKLLPEKKSDVASMPTENSARVPGAAGGTDATPSDKKSRLVIPTKDNPPPEMSDWLTQFQKWSNAERILAINELIATCEPTQVRHMMQVIEPQFQRDFISLLPRELALNVLSFLEPKDLLRAAQTCCSWRFLAEDNLLWKEKCRQAGIEEIPKRRCSPRSLGTQTSPWKAAYMRQHAIETNWRSKPIRSPKMLKGHDDHVITCLQFCGNRIVSGSDDNTLKVWSAITGKCLRTLVGHTGGVWSSQMSGGTIISGSTDRTLKVWDAETGNCIHTLNGHTSTVRCMHLHGNKVVSGSRDATLRVWDIETGSCLHVLVGHMAAVRCVQYDGRLVVSGAYDCMVKVWNPEREECLHTLQGHTNRVYSLQFDGVYVVSGSLDTSIRVWEVETGACKHTLMGHQSLTSGMELRNNILVSGNADSTVKVWDIVTGQCLQTLSGPYKHQSAVTCLQFNNRFVITSSDDGTVKLWDVRTGEFIRNLVALDSGGSGGVVWRIRANDTKLVCAVGSRNGTEETKLLVLDFDVDSNTGAVIAR, via the exons ATGGCAGAATCATGTCCGTCGAGCAACAGAAGTAATTTGAACCCATTATCTAGTATTAACAGAGATTCAGAACTTCCAAAACAAGACTGCACCAGCCCTAGCCCTACAGAAACCGTTTGCTTAGATTCCTTGTGTACCACAGATAATGCACCAG GGACGTCCCAGAATCACCTAGCCCCACTAAGTGAAAAACTAGACGAAATATTCAGGATATCTCAATCGGAAGAGAAATCAGAAAAGACGAATTTTTTGAATGAACTAGGCTTAGAAGAGTGTGATGAAGACGACAGTTTCGACAGAGAAGAAAACTGGGAGGACTGCACCGAGGGTGACCTGTCCGAAGAAAACCAAGAGCTAGAAGAG GACGACGACAGTAGTGAAGTCACCTCAGGATCACCCCCCGATCACACCACACCAAGGAGTTCCTATTTGAAACGGTGTGGGTCGTACGCCGCCGACAGATACTGG AGATTGTGGTTCTGTATGGTACGCAATTATTCGCAGAGAAAACGGAAGTTGGACGTGCAGAATGGGTTCCCGTGCAAGAAGCTGCTGCCAGAGAAGAAATCTGACGTCGCTTCGATGCCGACCGAGAATTCTGCGCGTGTGCCGGGGGCGGCAGGGGGCACAG ATGCCACTCCGAGCGACAAGAAGTCGCGGCTCGTAATCCCGACGAAGGACAATCCGCCGCCGGAGATGTCCGACTGGCTGACGCAGTTCCAGAAATGGTCGAACGCCGAACGGATCCTGGCGATCAACGAATTGATAGCCACGTGCGAACCGACGCAGGTGCGCCACATGATGCAAGTGATAGAGCCCCAGTTCCAGCGGGACTTCATCTCGCTGCTGCCGCGCGAGCTCGCGCTGAACGTGCTGTCGTTCCTCGAGCCGAAGGACCTGCTCAGGGCGGCGCAGACGTGCTGCAGCTGGCGCTTCCTCGCCGAGGACAACCTCCTGTGGAAGGAGAAGTGTCGGCAGGCGGGGATCGAAGAGATACCAAAGAGGAGGTGTTCCCCGAGGTCGCTCGGCACGCAGACGTCGCCGTGGAAGGCCGCGTACATGCGGCAGCACGCGATCGAGACGAACTGGCGGAGCAAGCCGATCCGGTCGCCCAAGATGTTGAAGGGGCACGACGACCACGTCATCACCTGTCTGCAGTTCTGCGGCAACAGGATAGTGAGCGGCTCCGACGACAACACCCTCAAGGTGTGGTCCGCCATCACGGGCAAG TGCCTGCGCACCCTGGTGGGGCACACGGGCGGCGTCTGGTCGTCGCAGATGTCCGGAGGGACGATCATCAGCGGCAGCACGGACCGGACCCTGAAGGTGTGGGACGCCGAAACGGGCAACTGCATACACACCTTGAACGGGCACACGTCGACGGTGCGCTGCATGCATCTGCACGGCAACAA GGTCGTCAGCGGGTCTCGCGATGCCACGCTCCGAGTGTGGGACATCGAAACCGGTTCTTGTCTCCACGTCCTGGTCGGACATATGGCCGCCGTGCGATGTGTTCAATACGACGGCCGACTGGTCGTTTCGGGAGCTTACGACTGCATGGTCAAGGTGTGGAATCCTGAGAGAGAAGAGTGTCTGCACACCCTACAAGGTCACACCAATCGGGTGTACTCCTTGCAG TTCGACGGTGTGTACGTGGTGAGCGGTTCCCTGGACACCAGCATCAGAGTGTGGGAAGTGGAGACGGGAGCTTGCAAACATACGCTTATGGGTCACCAGTCCCTGACGTCCGGCATGGAGTTGCGGAACAACATTTTGGTTTCCGGCAACGCCGATTCCACCGTCAAAGTCTGGGACATAGTGACCGGTCAGTGCCTACAAACCCTTTCAG GACCATACAAACATCAGTCAGCCGTAACTTGCCTCCAATTCAACAATCGTTTTGTGATAACCTCCTCGGATGATGGGACCGTTAAACTGTGGGACGTGCGCACGGGCGAGTTCATCAGGAACCTGGTGGCGCTCGACAGCGGGGGCTCGGGGGGTGTGGTGTGGCGCATTCGAGCCAACGACACAAAGTTAGTGTGCGCGGTCGGCAGCCGGAACGGCACCGAAGAAACCAAACTGCTAGTGCTGGACTTTGACGTCGACTCCAACACCGGTGCCGTCATCGCTAGGTAA
- the LOC138135737 gene encoding methylosome protein WDR77-like, translating into MLEVEHNTVVYPPNKCLERKIELSTTPVVYDHLLFLDFNGKGESILGSSNLNGTVWEGTLLFFNNEENLQLLKYNRSLIGSTISDGKFLNDNTFALAEDTGVLNILSLSRENAAIESAGYFRDVDRIPKLAVWKNSSRVLTCSKNSVTVWDINSAVRKPVHNFQNYHTELVNCVDTVKTEPNVFASVSMDRKCCLWDDRDASPATVLYNNEFCSLTSVACNQHNTNYIVVGTEGGDIYLLDKREPREFISVASCNCEIYRIVFDDSNRLAVCGDLNKVLVFKCEDEILNSAYCNDKHCGFVRGLAWHNETLYSCGFDKQVVKHLL; encoded by the exons ATGCTGGAAGTGGAACACAATACGGTGGTTTATCCGCCTAACAAATGCTTGGAGCGCAAAATCGAGCTCTCCACGACACCAGTTGTGTACGACCACCTGCTTTTCCTAGATTTCAACGGCAAAG GTGAGTCGATTCTGGGGTCCTCCAACTTGAACGGGACCGTCTGGGAAGGCactttgttgtttttcaacaaCGAAGAGAATTTGCAACTCTTGAAATACAACAGAAGTCTCATCGGATCAACCATATCTGATGGCAAGTTCCTCAATGACAACACG TTTGCGTTAGCCGAGGACACCGGTGTTTTAAACATTCTCTCTTTGTCGCGCGAAAACGCGGCGATCGAATCTGCCGGCTACTTTAGAGATGTTGATCGAATTCCCAAACTGGCAGTTTGGAAAAATAGCAGTCGGGTTTTGACGTGTTCCAAGAATTCGGTCACCGTCTGGGACATTAACAGCGCCGTTAGAAAACCCGTGCACAATTTCCA AAATTACCATACAGAGCTCGTAAATTGTGTGGATACAGTTAAAACGGAGCCGAACGTGTTCGCATCGGTTTCCATGGACCGAAAGTGCTGTCTGTGGGACGACCGCGACGCAAGTCCAGCCACAG TTCTGTACAACAATGAATTCTGCTCGTTGACTAGCGTCGCATGCAATCAGCACAACACCAACTACATAGTCGTGGGGACCGAAGGCGGCGACATCTACCTCCTCGACAAGCGCGAACCACGCGAGTTCATATCAGTTGCAAGTTGCAACTGCGAGATCTACCGCATCGTCTTTGACGACTCGAACAGACTTGCCGTTTGTGGTGATTTAAACAAGGTTCTAGTTTTCAAATGCGAGGACGAAATCTTGAACAGCGCCTATTGCAACGACAAACACTGCGGATTTGTGCGAGGTTTGGCGTGGCACAATGAAACGTTGTATTCGTGTGGTTTTGACAAACAAGTCgtcaaacatttattataa